In Xanthomonas sacchari, a genomic segment contains:
- a CDS encoding glycoside hydrolase family 15 protein, with protein sequence MASRIEDYAMLGNCRSAALVDRHGSIDWLCLPRFDSDALFAALLGEPDHGRWAIAPQGAYTSTRAYRDGSLVLETRFETETGTVALLDFMVASHDDVLHSHVVRIVRGLHGRVPLRMQLQLRFNYGRTIPWVSQIDGGLQAVAGPDQIALRSPQAMHGHGFATEAEFALEAGESTWFVLSHGASHLELPPLLAPEQALAQTEAFWHGWSHRCLHAGPWTEAVRRSLVVLKGLSYLPTGAIVAAPTASLPERLGGERNWDYRFCWLRDAVFTLNALRAAGYDDEAAAFHAWLQRTVAGSPDQLQALYGIGGERRMSEWEVEWLPGYEGAAPVRIGNAAVGQFQLDVYGEVIAAFHHGHREGMTSAVHGRSLARQLLEVLEQRWREPDEGIWEIRDHRRHFVHSKVMAWLAFDCGARDGVTDADAAQRAHWRAVADEIREQVLAQGVHADGYFVQSYGSDRLDAATLLIPLVGFVPPDDPRVAATVDAIAQRLSINGLVERYRADEDSGDGLPAGEGTFVACSFWLVENYVLLGRNEQARALFEHLLGLCNDVGLLAEEYDPRSGRMLGNFPQGYSHVALVHAALRLHGLIGKQETLP encoded by the coding sequence ATGGCCTCGCGAATCGAAGACTACGCCATGCTGGGCAACTGCCGCAGTGCGGCGCTGGTGGACCGCCACGGTTCGATCGACTGGCTGTGTTTGCCACGGTTCGATTCCGATGCCCTGTTCGCCGCCCTGCTCGGCGAACCCGACCATGGCCGCTGGGCGATCGCCCCGCAGGGCGCCTACACCAGTACCCGCGCCTATCGCGACGGCAGCCTGGTGCTGGAGACGCGCTTCGAGACCGAGACCGGCACGGTGGCGCTGCTCGACTTCATGGTCGCCAGCCACGACGATGTGCTGCACAGCCACGTAGTGCGGATCGTGCGCGGCCTGCACGGCCGGGTGCCGCTGCGCATGCAATTGCAGTTGCGCTTCAACTACGGACGCACCATCCCCTGGGTGTCGCAGATCGACGGCGGCCTGCAGGCGGTGGCCGGGCCGGACCAGATCGCGCTGCGCAGCCCGCAGGCCATGCACGGCCACGGCTTCGCCACCGAGGCCGAGTTCGCGCTGGAGGCCGGCGAAAGCACCTGGTTCGTGCTCAGCCACGGCGCCTCGCACCTGGAGCTGCCGCCGTTGCTGGCGCCCGAACAGGCGCTGGCGCAGACCGAGGCGTTCTGGCACGGCTGGTCGCACCGCTGCCTGCATGCCGGCCCGTGGACCGAGGCGGTACGACGCTCGCTGGTGGTGCTGAAAGGCCTGAGCTACCTGCCGACCGGCGCCATCGTCGCCGCGCCGACCGCTTCGCTGCCCGAACGCCTGGGTGGCGAGCGCAACTGGGACTATCGTTTCTGCTGGCTGCGCGATGCGGTGTTCACCCTCAACGCCCTGCGCGCCGCCGGCTACGACGATGAGGCCGCGGCCTTCCATGCCTGGCTGCAGCGCACCGTGGCCGGTTCGCCGGACCAGTTGCAGGCGCTGTACGGCATCGGCGGCGAGCGGCGCATGTCCGAATGGGAGGTGGAGTGGCTGCCAGGCTACGAAGGCGCCGCACCGGTGCGCATCGGCAATGCCGCGGTCGGTCAGTTCCAGCTCGACGTGTATGGCGAGGTGATCGCCGCGTTCCATCACGGCCACCGTGAAGGCATGACCAGCGCGGTGCACGGCCGCTCGCTGGCGCGGCAGTTGCTGGAGGTGCTGGAGCAGCGCTGGCGCGAGCCGGACGAGGGCATCTGGGAGATCCGTGACCATCGCCGCCATTTCGTGCACTCCAAGGTAATGGCTTGGTTGGCGTTCGACTGCGGCGCCCGCGACGGCGTCACCGACGCCGATGCTGCGCAACGCGCGCACTGGCGCGCGGTGGCCGACGAGATCCGCGAACAGGTGCTGGCGCAGGGCGTGCACGCGGACGGCTATTTCGTGCAGAGCTATGGCAGCGACCGCCTGGATGCGGCGACCCTGCTGATCCCGCTGGTGGGCTTTGTGCCGCCTGACGATCCGCGCGTGGCGGCCACGGTCGATGCGATCGCCCAGCGCCTGAGCATCAATGGCCTGGTCGAGCGTTACCGCGCCGACGAGGACAGCGGCGACGGCCTGCCGGCCGGCGAGGGCACGTTCGTCGCGTGCAGCTTCTGGCTGGTGGAGAACTACGTGTTGCTCGGCCGTAACGAGCAGGCGCGCGCGCTGTTCGAGCACCTGCTGGGCCTGTGCAACGACGTCGGCCTGCTGGCCGAGGAATACGATCCGCGCAGCGGCCGCATGCTCGGCAATTTTCCGCAGGGCTACTCGCACGTGGCACTGGTCCACGCGGCGTTGCGCCTGCACGGCTTGATCGGTAAACAGGAAACCCTCCCATGA